The Terriglobus roseus region CGGACCGTACGTGTTGAAGATGCGCACCATGCTCGTCCGCACCTTGTAGTAGTTGTGATAGGCCATGATCGTGGCCTCAGAGAATCGCTTCGCTTCGTCGTAGACCGAGCGTGGACCGATGGGATTCACGTTCCCCCAGTAGGTCTCTTTCTGCGGATGCTGTTCGGGGTCGCCGTAGCACTCCGACGTGGACGCATGCAGGAAACCGGCGCCATACTTCTTCGCCACTTCCAGCGCGTTCACTGTGCCATCGGAACCGACACGCAACGTCTCGGGTCCCAGCTTCATGTAATCCACCGGGCTGGCAGGAGATGCGAAGTTGAACACAAAATCCACTTCGCCAAAATCAAATGGCTTGCAGATATCGTGCTGCTCAAACGAGAACTTCGAGTTTGACTTCAGGTGCGCCAGGTTTTCCAGCGAGCCGGTGCAAAGGTTATCGACACCGACAACCTCTGCACCTTCAGCCAATACAGCATCCGTAAGATGCGATCCCAGAAAACCTGCCGCGCCTGT contains the following coding sequences:
- a CDS encoding UDP-glucuronic acid decarboxylase family protein, producing the protein MAQWKRVLITGAAGFLGSHLTDAVLAEGAEVVGVDNLCTGSLENLAHLKSNSKFSFEQHDICKPFDFGEVDFVFNFASPASPVDYMKLGPETLRVGSDGTVNALEVAKKYGAGFLHASTSECYGDPEQHPQKETYWGNVNPIGPRSVYDEAKRFSEATIMAYHNYYKVRTSMVRIFNTYGPRLQPNDGRVISNLMMQALQGQDLTIYGDGSQTRSFCFQSDLVRGIVALAKSGEPLPTNIGNPEEWTILDCAKTVLEVTGSSSKIVYRPMPQDDPKQRKPDITKAKALLGWEPKVNLREGLELSMDYFKGRVAANA